In the genome of Phlebotomus papatasi isolate M1 chromosome 2, Ppap_2.1, whole genome shotgun sequence, one region contains:
- the LOC129803636 gene encoding tetraspanin-11, with protein MPSRELQGHKVVLGAANFVFLTCGMALLAGGFFLFTDNPRILLSRLLGATSEQLVDLPQPLFFYIALGLAGAGFIAICAALIGCWAACSGTYCILSVYFLVVLVLLLIEFGICLLITLWPQCMGLDLDETEMVRALQGSYGVPGKEQFTAAMDLAQTLFKCCAISSDINYDTSLWRLQGFGHRELTVPLTCCALQNSRDRNAYLGPKPINLSLCQSLQRHEYQSFRHLESCYDKIDLWYRQQYVIFLGAGMIVAIVEFCVLLSIILSCTKHARQRQKRKMSLRQIIREVDETEVSEGGQESISMPDFTGSSPAAPTRLSNRSISKPRVPPKPTHVTQRVPETTMQYHAGLPEPDDGLPDVRKVFVQPPDVYKPKNITTFRPAASDYHISRSHLV; from the exons ATGCCATCCAGAGAACTCCAGGGACACAAGGTTGTCCTGGGTGCggcaaattttgtgtttttaacGTGTGGAATGGCACTCCTGGCCGGTGGATTTTTCCTCTTCACGGACAATCCCAGAATACTACTTTCGCGACTCCTGGGAGCAACAAGTGAACAACTGGTGGATCTTCCGCAACCATTGTTCTTCTACATTGCATTGGGACTCGCAGGAGCTGGATTTATTGCCATCTGCGCAGCTTTAATCGGATGCTGGGCTGCCTGTTCCGGAACTTACTGCATTCTCTCAGTG TATTTTCTGGTGGTTTTGGTGCTTCTTCTAATCGAATTTGGAATCTGTCTTCTAATCACGCTCTGGCCTCAGTGCATGGGCTTGGATCTCGATGAGACGGAGATGGTTAGGGCTCTGCAGGGTAGCTATGGTGTTCCGGGGAAAGAGCAG TTTACAGCAGCAATGGATCTCGCTCAGACTCTCTTCAAGTGCTGCGCCATCAGCAGTGACATCAACTATGACACTTCCCTGTGGCGTTTGCAGGGATTTGGTCACAGGGAACTCACAGTACCCCTCACATGTTGTGCCCTTCAGAATTCCCGCGATCGCAATGCGTATCTGGGTCCCAAGCCCATCAATTTGTCCCTTTGTCAATCTCTCCAGAGGCACGAGTATCAGAGCTTTCGGCATCTGGAGAGCTGCTATGACAAGATTGACTTGTGGTATCGACAGCAGTATGTGATCTTCCTGGGAGCTGGCATGATTGTGGCCATCGTGGAGTTCTGTGTTCTGCTGAGTATCATTTTGAGCTGCACGAAGCACGCCAGGCAGCGTCAGAAGCGTAAAATGTCCCTGAGGCAGATTATCAGGGAGGTTGATGAGACGGAAGTGAGTGAGGGTGGTCAGGAGTCTATTTCCATGCCGGATTTTACAGGAAGTTCTCCTGCAGCACCAACAAGGCTTAGCAATCGGTCAATTTCCAAGCCACGTGTACCCCCAAAACCCACCCATGTGACCCAGAGGGTACCCGAGACAACAATGCAGTACCATGCGGGCCTACCGGAACCCGATGATGGCCTTCCGGATGTGAGGAAGGTCTTTGTTCAACCGCCAGATGTCTACAAACCCAAAAATATTACAACATTTCGCCCCGCCGCCTCGGATTATCACATCTCCCGGAGTCACCTTGTTTAG
- the LOC129803638 gene encoding guanine nucleotide-binding protein subunit beta-1, producing the protein MNELDSLRQEAETLKNAIRDARKAACDTSLVQATNNLEPIGRIQMRTRRTLRGHLAKIYAMHWGSDSRNLVSASQDGKLIVWDSHTTNKVHAIPLRSSWVMTCAYAPSGSFVACGGLDNICSIYSLKNREGNVRVSRELPGHTGYLSCCRFLDDNQIVTSSGDMSCGLWDIETGQQVTSFLGHTGDVMALSLSPHCRAFVSGACDASAKLWDIRDGQCKQTFPGHESDINAVTFFPNGYAFATGSDDATCRLFDIRADQELAMYSHDNIICGITSVAFSKSGRLLLAGYDDFNCNVWDTMKAERAGILAGHDNRVSCLGVTEDGMAVATGSWDSFLRVWN; encoded by the coding sequence ATGAATGAGCTGGATAGCTTGAGGCAGGAAGCTGAGACACTCAAAAATGCCATTCGGGATGCCCGAAAAGCGGCCTGCGACACGAGCCTGGTGCAGGCAACGAATAATTTGGAACCAATCGGACGGATCCAAATGCGCACCCGACGCACCCTTCGTGGTCACTTGGCCAAGATCTATGCCATGCACTGGGGCAGTGATTCACGCAATCTCGTTAGTGCATCCCAGGATGGTAAATTAATTGTCTGGGATTCTCATACTACCAATAAAGTCCATGCCATACCCTTAAGATCGTCCTGGGTTATGACATGCGCCTATGCCCCAAGTGGCAGTTTTGTGGCATGTGGTGGCCTGGATAACATCTGCAGTATCTACAGTTTGAAGAATCGTGAAGGGAATGTTCGTGTATCGCGTGAATTGCCCGGGCATACGGGTTACCTAAGTTGCTGCCGTTTTCTCGATGACAATCAAATTGTCACGAGTTCGGGCGATATGTCCTGCGGACTGTGGGACATTGAGACAGGGCAGCAAGTGACATCATTCTTAGGACACACGGGAGATGTTATGGCATTGAGTCTCAGTCCACACTGCAGGGCTTTTGTATCCGGTGCATGCGATGCCAGTGCTAAACTCTGGGACATCCGCGATGGACAGTGCAAACAGACTTTTCCCGGACACGAAAGTGACATCAATGCTGTCACATTCTTCCCAAATGGCTATGCCTTTGCCACTGGTTCAGACGATGCCACATGCCGATTATTTGATATTCGGGCAGATCAGGAGCTGGCCATGTATAGTCACGATAACATTATATGTGGCATAACGTCTGTGGCATTCTCAAAGAGCGGTCGACTTCTCCTTGCCGGCTACGATGACTTCAATTGCAATGTCTGGGACACAATGAAGGCCGAACGGGCAGGCATTCTGGCTGGACACGATAATCGGGTATCGTGTCTGGGAGTCACTGAGGATGGCATGGCAGTGGCTACAGGGTCGTGGGACTCATTTTTACGTGTTTggaattaa